One genomic segment of Hevea brasiliensis isolate MT/VB/25A 57/8 chromosome 3, ASM3005281v1, whole genome shotgun sequence includes these proteins:
- the LOC110662509 gene encoding uncharacterized protein At2g34160-like, translating to MAVETVAPAPLPTPATAPTGTPTEISVAAQAQQKKNRIQVSNTKKPLFFYVNLAKRYIQQHNEVELSALGMAITTVVTIAEILKNTGLATEKKVLTSTVGMKDENKGRLVQKAKIEIVLGKSEKFDSLMLAANTTPEEDSKDKDEETLRSSNA from the exons ATGGCGGTGGAGACTGTAGCTCCTGCACCCTTGCCAACACCGGCAACCGCACCCACTGGAACTCCCACAGAGATATCTGTCGCTGCTCAGGCACAGCAGAAGAAGAATAGGATTCAAGTGTCCAACACCAAGAAGCCACTCTTCTTTTATGTCAATCTCGCTAAG AGGTATATACAGCAACATAACGAGGTTGAGCTTTCTGCCTTGGGCATGG CGATCACCACCGTTGTCACAATTGCTGAGATATTGAAGAACACTGGATTAGCCACCGAGAAGA AAGTTTTGACATCCACAGTAGGCATGAAAGATGAAAACAAAGGAAGACTGGTTCAGAAGGCAAAG ATCGAAATAGTGTTGGGGAAGTCTGAGAAATTTGACAGTCTGATGCTTGCTGCAAATACAACCCCAGAGGAGGACTCCAAAGACAAGGACGAGGAGACACTAAGGAGCAGCAATGCCTGA
- the LOC110662549 gene encoding flowering locus K homology domain isoform X3: MAEVDQSIVEHDVDPAAVPGLDVAVDHGLDHAVDHDVDHPVDYGLDHAVDDVVNHPVDQGLEHGVDHSLDQATDSFAVEHNVDHAVDQNVDHAIEHDIDHAEDHVPENFQAQEKQGHDEDTVAGGSEKKWPGWPGESVFRMLVPAQKVGSIIGRKGEFIKKIVEETRARIKILDGPPGTTERAVMVSAKEEPDSSLPPAMDGLLRVHKRIVDGLEGDSSHVPSGTGIKVSTRMLVPASQAGSLIGKQGGTVKSIQEASGCIVRVLGAEDLPVFALQDDRVVEVLGDPAGVHKAVELIASHLRKFLVDRSIIPLFEMHQMQMSNHQMEHMPPHQSWGPPQGLPPTAGGGPGFGPNPQYMPPPRQIENYYPPTDLLPPMEKQPHQGISAYGREAPMGVHASSNSQAAPSMITQITQQMQIPLSYADAVIGTAGASISYIRRASGATVTIQETRGVPGEMTVEISGTASQVQTAQQLIQGPRCLDCRFFFNILTYMQLVVLHAF; encoded by the exons ATGGCAGAAGTTGATCAAAGTATTGTCGAGCATGATGTGGATCCAGCAGCAGTTCCTGGATTGGATGTTGCTGTAGATCATGGCTTGGATCATGCTGTGGATCATGATGTAGATCATCCTGTGGATTATGGTCTGGATCATGCTGTTGATGATGTTGTGAATCATCCTGTTGATCAGGGGTTGGAACATGGTGTTGATCACAGCTTGGATCAAGCTACAGATAGCTTTGCTGTAGAGCATAATGTCGATCATGCTGTAGATCAGAATGTGGATCATGCTATAGAACATGATATAGACCATGCAGAAGATCATGTGCCTGAGAATTTTCAGGCTCAAGAAAAACAAGGACATGATGAGGATACAGTTGCTGGAGGCAGTGAAAAGAAGTGGCCTGGGTGGCCTGGGGAGAGTGTGTTCCGGATGTTAGTTCCTGCACAAAAAGTTGGTAGTATAATTGGACGCAAAGGAGAGTTCATTAAAAAAATAGTTGAGGAGACAAGAGCTCGCATTAAGATACTAGATGGTCCTCCAGGGACAACAGAAAGAGCT GTAATGGTATCTGCCAAGGAGGAACCCGATTCTTCTCTACCTCCTGCCATGGATGGCCTTTTGAGGGTTCATAAACGGATTGTTGATGGGTTGGAAGGTGATTCTTCTCATGTTCCCTCAGGCACAGGAATCAAGGTTTCAACAAGGATGCTGGTACCAGCCTCACAAGCAGGAAGTTTAATTGGAAAACAAGGAGGAACTGTTAAATCTATTCAGGAAGCATCTGGTTGTATAGTTAGAGTTCTTGGAGCAG AAGACCTTCCTGTTTTTGCTCTTCAAGATGATAGAGTTGTTGAAGTATTGGGGGATCCAGCTGGTGTGCATAAAGCAGTGGAGTTAATTGCTTCTCATCTAAGGAAGTTTCTAGTTGATCGTAGTATAATTCCATTATTTGAAATGCAT CAGATGCAAATGTCAAATCATCAGATGGAGCACATGCCGCCTCATCAATCATGGGGTCCACCTCAAGGTCTTCCTCCAACTGCTGGTGGAGGTCCTGGTTTTGGACCTAATCCTCAATATATGCCGCCTCCACGGCAAATTGAAAATTACTATCCTCCTACTGACTTGCTACCTCCAATGGAAAAACAACCTCATCAGGGTATATCTGCCTATGGAAGAGAAGCTCCCATGGGTGTTCATGCATCGTCGAATTCCCAAGCAGCACCATCTATGATCACACAG ATTACACAGCAAATGCAAATTCCATTATCTTATGCTGATGCTGTTATTGGGACAGCTGGTGCAAGTATAAGCTACATTCGGCGTGCTAGTGGAGCAACTGTTACCATACAAGAAACTAGAGGTGTTCCTGGGGAAATGACAGTTGAAATCAGTGGAACTGCATCCCAAGTCCAAACAGCTCAGCAGTTGATACAG GGGCCCCGGTGCCTGGATTGCAGATTTTTTTTCAATATTCTCACGTACATGCAGTTGGTTGTGTTACATGCATTCTGA
- the LOC110662549 gene encoding flowering locus K homology domain isoform X1 yields MAEVDQSIVEHDVDPAAVPGLDVAVDHGLDHAVDHDVDHPVDYGLDHAVDDVVNHPVDQGLEHGVDHSLDQATDSFAVEHNVDHAVDQNVDHAIEHDIDHAEDHVPENFQAQEKQGHDEDTVAGGSEKKWPGWPGESVFRMLVPAQKVGSIIGRKGEFIKKIVEETRARIKILDGPPGTTERAVMVSAKEEPDSSLPPAMDGLLRVHKRIVDGLEGDSSHVPSGTGIKVSTRMLVPASQAGSLIGKQGGTVKSIQEASGCIVRVLGAEDLPVFALQDDRVVEVLGDPAGVHKAVELIASHLRKFLVDRSIIPLFEMHQMQMSNHQMEHMPPHQSWGPPQGLPPTAGGGPGFGPNPQYMPPPRQIENYYPPTDLLPPMEKQPHQGISAYGREAPMGVHASSNSQAAPSMITQITQQMQIPLSYADAVIGTAGASISYIRRASGATVTIQETRGVPGEMTVEISGTASQVQTAQQLIQNFMAEAAAPTQTQTGGSTDQGYNPYAAHGSVYASPPTNPGHAGHTGSYGSVYGTNYGY; encoded by the exons ATGGCAGAAGTTGATCAAAGTATTGTCGAGCATGATGTGGATCCAGCAGCAGTTCCTGGATTGGATGTTGCTGTAGATCATGGCTTGGATCATGCTGTGGATCATGATGTAGATCATCCTGTGGATTATGGTCTGGATCATGCTGTTGATGATGTTGTGAATCATCCTGTTGATCAGGGGTTGGAACATGGTGTTGATCACAGCTTGGATCAAGCTACAGATAGCTTTGCTGTAGAGCATAATGTCGATCATGCTGTAGATCAGAATGTGGATCATGCTATAGAACATGATATAGACCATGCAGAAGATCATGTGCCTGAGAATTTTCAGGCTCAAGAAAAACAAGGACATGATGAGGATACAGTTGCTGGAGGCAGTGAAAAGAAGTGGCCTGGGTGGCCTGGGGAGAGTGTGTTCCGGATGTTAGTTCCTGCACAAAAAGTTGGTAGTATAATTGGACGCAAAGGAGAGTTCATTAAAAAAATAGTTGAGGAGACAAGAGCTCGCATTAAGATACTAGATGGTCCTCCAGGGACAACAGAAAGAGCT GTAATGGTATCTGCCAAGGAGGAACCCGATTCTTCTCTACCTCCTGCCATGGATGGCCTTTTGAGGGTTCATAAACGGATTGTTGATGGGTTGGAAGGTGATTCTTCTCATGTTCCCTCAGGCACAGGAATCAAGGTTTCAACAAGGATGCTGGTACCAGCCTCACAAGCAGGAAGTTTAATTGGAAAACAAGGAGGAACTGTTAAATCTATTCAGGAAGCATCTGGTTGTATAGTTAGAGTTCTTGGAGCAG AAGACCTTCCTGTTTTTGCTCTTCAAGATGATAGAGTTGTTGAAGTATTGGGGGATCCAGCTGGTGTGCATAAAGCAGTGGAGTTAATTGCTTCTCATCTAAGGAAGTTTCTAGTTGATCGTAGTATAATTCCATTATTTGAAATGCAT CAGATGCAAATGTCAAATCATCAGATGGAGCACATGCCGCCTCATCAATCATGGGGTCCACCTCAAGGTCTTCCTCCAACTGCTGGTGGAGGTCCTGGTTTTGGACCTAATCCTCAATATATGCCGCCTCCACGGCAAATTGAAAATTACTATCCTCCTACTGACTTGCTACCTCCAATGGAAAAACAACCTCATCAGGGTATATCTGCCTATGGAAGAGAAGCTCCCATGGGTGTTCATGCATCGTCGAATTCCCAAGCAGCACCATCTATGATCACACAG ATTACACAGCAAATGCAAATTCCATTATCTTATGCTGATGCTGTTATTGGGACAGCTGGTGCAAGTATAAGCTACATTCGGCGTGCTAGTGGAGCAACTGTTACCATACAAGAAACTAGAGGTGTTCCTGGGGAAATGACAGTTGAAATCAGTGGAACTGCATCCCAAGTCCAAACAGCTCAGCAGTTGATACAG AATTTCATGGCCGAAGCTGCAGCACCAACGCAAACGCAAACAGGTGGGTCCACAGACCAAGGATATAATCCTTATGCAGCTCATGGTTCTGTGTATGCATCCCCCCCAACCAATCCAGGACATGCTGGGCATACCGGAAGCTATGGCTCAGTGTATGGCACAAATTATGGGTACTAG
- the LOC110662549 gene encoding flowering locus K homology domain isoform X2: protein MAEVDQSIVEHDVDPAAVPGLDVAVDHGLDHAVDHDVDHPVDYGLDHAVDDVVNHPVDQGLEHGVDHSLDQATDSFAVEHNVDHAVDQNVDHAIEHDIDHAEDHVPENFQAQEKQGHDEDTVAGGSEKKWPGWPGESVFRMLVPAQKVGSIIGRKGEFIKKIVEETRARIKILDGPPGTTERAVMVSAKEEPDSSLPPAMDGLLRVHKRIVDGLEGDSSHVPSGTGIKVSTRMLVPASQAGSLIGKQGGTVKSIQEASGCIVRVLGAEDLPVFALQDDRVVEVLGDPAGVHKAVELIASHLRKFLVDRSIIPLFEMHMQMSNHQMEHMPPHQSWGPPQGLPPTAGGGPGFGPNPQYMPPPRQIENYYPPTDLLPPMEKQPHQGISAYGREAPMGVHASSNSQAAPSMITQITQQMQIPLSYADAVIGTAGASISYIRRASGATVTIQETRGVPGEMTVEISGTASQVQTAQQLIQNFMAEAAAPTQTQTGGSTDQGYNPYAAHGSVYASPPTNPGHAGHTGSYGSVYGTNYGY, encoded by the exons ATGGCAGAAGTTGATCAAAGTATTGTCGAGCATGATGTGGATCCAGCAGCAGTTCCTGGATTGGATGTTGCTGTAGATCATGGCTTGGATCATGCTGTGGATCATGATGTAGATCATCCTGTGGATTATGGTCTGGATCATGCTGTTGATGATGTTGTGAATCATCCTGTTGATCAGGGGTTGGAACATGGTGTTGATCACAGCTTGGATCAAGCTACAGATAGCTTTGCTGTAGAGCATAATGTCGATCATGCTGTAGATCAGAATGTGGATCATGCTATAGAACATGATATAGACCATGCAGAAGATCATGTGCCTGAGAATTTTCAGGCTCAAGAAAAACAAGGACATGATGAGGATACAGTTGCTGGAGGCAGTGAAAAGAAGTGGCCTGGGTGGCCTGGGGAGAGTGTGTTCCGGATGTTAGTTCCTGCACAAAAAGTTGGTAGTATAATTGGACGCAAAGGAGAGTTCATTAAAAAAATAGTTGAGGAGACAAGAGCTCGCATTAAGATACTAGATGGTCCTCCAGGGACAACAGAAAGAGCT GTAATGGTATCTGCCAAGGAGGAACCCGATTCTTCTCTACCTCCTGCCATGGATGGCCTTTTGAGGGTTCATAAACGGATTGTTGATGGGTTGGAAGGTGATTCTTCTCATGTTCCCTCAGGCACAGGAATCAAGGTTTCAACAAGGATGCTGGTACCAGCCTCACAAGCAGGAAGTTTAATTGGAAAACAAGGAGGAACTGTTAAATCTATTCAGGAAGCATCTGGTTGTATAGTTAGAGTTCTTGGAGCAG AAGACCTTCCTGTTTTTGCTCTTCAAGATGATAGAGTTGTTGAAGTATTGGGGGATCCAGCTGGTGTGCATAAAGCAGTGGAGTTAATTGCTTCTCATCTAAGGAAGTTTCTAGTTGATCGTAGTATAATTCCATTATTTGAAATGCAT ATGCAAATGTCAAATCATCAGATGGAGCACATGCCGCCTCATCAATCATGGGGTCCACCTCAAGGTCTTCCTCCAACTGCTGGTGGAGGTCCTGGTTTTGGACCTAATCCTCAATATATGCCGCCTCCACGGCAAATTGAAAATTACTATCCTCCTACTGACTTGCTACCTCCAATGGAAAAACAACCTCATCAGGGTATATCTGCCTATGGAAGAGAAGCTCCCATGGGTGTTCATGCATCGTCGAATTCCCAAGCAGCACCATCTATGATCACACAG ATTACACAGCAAATGCAAATTCCATTATCTTATGCTGATGCTGTTATTGGGACAGCTGGTGCAAGTATAAGCTACATTCGGCGTGCTAGTGGAGCAACTGTTACCATACAAGAAACTAGAGGTGTTCCTGGGGAAATGACAGTTGAAATCAGTGGAACTGCATCCCAAGTCCAAACAGCTCAGCAGTTGATACAG AATTTCATGGCCGAAGCTGCAGCACCAACGCAAACGCAAACAGGTGGGTCCACAGACCAAGGATATAATCCTTATGCAGCTCATGGTTCTGTGTATGCATCCCCCCCAACCAATCCAGGACATGCTGGGCATACCGGAAGCTATGGCTCAGTGTATGGCACAAATTATGGGTACTAG
- the LOC110662549 gene encoding flowering locus K homology domain isoform X4, with protein MAEVDQSIVEHDVDPAAVPGLDVAVDHGLDHAVDHDVDHPVDYGLDHAVDDVVNHPVDQGLEHGVDHSLDQATDSFAVEHNVDHAVDQNVDHAIEHDIDHAEDHVPENFQAQEKQGHDEDTVAGGSEKKWPGWPGESVFRMLVPAQKVGSIIGRKGEFIKKIVEETRARIKILDGPPGTTERAVMVSAKEEPDSSLPPAMDGLLRVHKRIVDGLEGDSSHVPSGTGIKVSTRMLVPASQAGSLIGKQGGTVKSIQEASGCIVRVLGAEDLPVFALQDDRVVEVLGDPAGVHKAVELIASHLRKFLVDRSIIPLFEMHQMQMSNHQMEHMPPHQSWGPPQGLPPTAGGGPGFGPNPQYMPPPRQIENYYPPTDLLPPMEKQPHQGISAYGREAPMGVHASSNSQAAPSMITQITQQMQIPLSYADAVIGTAGASISYIRRASGATVTIQETRGVPGEMTVEISGTASQVQTAQQLIQMKHCDVY; from the exons ATGGCAGAAGTTGATCAAAGTATTGTCGAGCATGATGTGGATCCAGCAGCAGTTCCTGGATTGGATGTTGCTGTAGATCATGGCTTGGATCATGCTGTGGATCATGATGTAGATCATCCTGTGGATTATGGTCTGGATCATGCTGTTGATGATGTTGTGAATCATCCTGTTGATCAGGGGTTGGAACATGGTGTTGATCACAGCTTGGATCAAGCTACAGATAGCTTTGCTGTAGAGCATAATGTCGATCATGCTGTAGATCAGAATGTGGATCATGCTATAGAACATGATATAGACCATGCAGAAGATCATGTGCCTGAGAATTTTCAGGCTCAAGAAAAACAAGGACATGATGAGGATACAGTTGCTGGAGGCAGTGAAAAGAAGTGGCCTGGGTGGCCTGGGGAGAGTGTGTTCCGGATGTTAGTTCCTGCACAAAAAGTTGGTAGTATAATTGGACGCAAAGGAGAGTTCATTAAAAAAATAGTTGAGGAGACAAGAGCTCGCATTAAGATACTAGATGGTCCTCCAGGGACAACAGAAAGAGCT GTAATGGTATCTGCCAAGGAGGAACCCGATTCTTCTCTACCTCCTGCCATGGATGGCCTTTTGAGGGTTCATAAACGGATTGTTGATGGGTTGGAAGGTGATTCTTCTCATGTTCCCTCAGGCACAGGAATCAAGGTTTCAACAAGGATGCTGGTACCAGCCTCACAAGCAGGAAGTTTAATTGGAAAACAAGGAGGAACTGTTAAATCTATTCAGGAAGCATCTGGTTGTATAGTTAGAGTTCTTGGAGCAG AAGACCTTCCTGTTTTTGCTCTTCAAGATGATAGAGTTGTTGAAGTATTGGGGGATCCAGCTGGTGTGCATAAAGCAGTGGAGTTAATTGCTTCTCATCTAAGGAAGTTTCTAGTTGATCGTAGTATAATTCCATTATTTGAAATGCAT CAGATGCAAATGTCAAATCATCAGATGGAGCACATGCCGCCTCATCAATCATGGGGTCCACCTCAAGGTCTTCCTCCAACTGCTGGTGGAGGTCCTGGTTTTGGACCTAATCCTCAATATATGCCGCCTCCACGGCAAATTGAAAATTACTATCCTCCTACTGACTTGCTACCTCCAATGGAAAAACAACCTCATCAGGGTATATCTGCCTATGGAAGAGAAGCTCCCATGGGTGTTCATGCATCGTCGAATTCCCAAGCAGCACCATCTATGATCACACAG ATTACACAGCAAATGCAAATTCCATTATCTTATGCTGATGCTGTTATTGGGACAGCTGGTGCAAGTATAAGCTACATTCGGCGTGCTAGTGGAGCAACTGTTACCATACAAGAAACTAGAGGTGTTCCTGGGGAAATGACAGTTGAAATCAGTGGAACTGCATCCCAAGTCCAAACAGCTCAGCAGTTGATACAG ATGAAACATTGTGATGTGTACTGA